The following DNA comes from Fundulus heteroclitus isolate FHET01 chromosome 1, MU-UCD_Fhet_4.1, whole genome shotgun sequence.
AGCCATTTTGTCGGCGTTGGCTCCGTTCGCCACCCTCTCCGCTTCCAACGTTCGCCTGATCAAGGACAAGCACACGCACCTGAACAGAGGCTTTGCTTTTCTGCAGCTTTCTACAATAGTTgtaagaaccaaaaaaaaaaagaaagtctttCGTTTATTCAGGTCTAAAAGTAGAACCTGCTGGACTGGATTTATCTGAGAATTACGTCACTCCAAACTAAATAGACGACGGGGGTTTCTTTATTGTTGTGGATTAGCATTACAGTTAGGGCGATGAAGGACAGTGCCACTGTTCTGTACATTAATGAGCTACACATTTTATAAAAGTGTACTATTTACATAGTTTTAAATGCACAGCAGCATTTTTAGAATTGCCTGTAGGCTTAGTTGGGGATCTCTGAGTTAGAAGATCAGGAATCAGATTTGCAAGTAAAAACCTGAATGCaccaaacgtttttttttagagtCTCAGACATCTGTTACTTAACAACTCTAGTGGCTTAGATCTTCAAGAAACCAGAAAATAAGCCTCATTCAAGGACTTACTAACAACAGCCTGTTAGTTTTGTTAACTAATGATTTTGAAGTAAACTTATCTTAAACATATACACtcattagtttattttatttctttatcaaCAGGAGGCCTCACAGCTGCTTCAGATTCTGCAGGCTCTCCAGCCCCCCCTGTCTATTGACGGGAAAGCCATCGTAGTGGAGTTCGCCAAAGGTTCCAAACGGTAAACTCTTCAACGTAGCCTTTGGTCAAATGTGGCTGCAGTTttaagaaagtaaaaactgttATCATTAAAAATCAGTGTGGTTTGGTTATGAGATAAAGGTTTGTAAGATCGAAGGTGATAAATGGTCACAAAAACGACTCTCTGATGCTTTTGTCGACATCAGGGATGTCTTTGTGACCGAGGGGAGCAGAGTGAGCGCTGCTACGGTGGCCAGCACCGCTATAGCTGCTGCACAGTGGGCTATATCGCAGGTGACCTCTCTAACTTCACTTACTGTTACTGTGAGACGAAGGctttcttacaaaaaaaaaattatctgttCAATGTTCACGTTGtggttatgttttattttttcagaacaCGAATGGATCGGGCGAAGATGCAGCAGTTTaccagcagggagcagcagtgACTTACAGTCAGGAAGGGCAGAACTATACGGGGCCAGACGGCTCTGCTTCAAGGGCCCAGACGGACTCCAGGACTGCAGCTCTGTCTGGTGCGGGAGCAGCGCTAAATGGAGCGTATACAGGAGGGACCCCAGGTCGGTGCGAACGATCCTTTTTAATAGTCTGTAACAGACTGTTAATGTTCTGTGTAAAtcagtgtgtttgtttgtgaatGATTCCCTGCTCATCTGTAGCCGTTATTTCGTCTGAGGCAGTAAAATCTGGTTCGGCAGCCGGGCAGCAGTCTCTCATGCCAGCAGTCGCCACACCAGCCACTCAGGTGCATagagtttctttctttttcctgttgCATCTttccagcttgttttttttttgtttgttttttttaaataattttgcatCTTCACAGGTTGAGATTGTAGGAAAACCACAACCTGCTGCTCCTACTCAGCCTGCCACCCCCGGCACTGAACATGAGCTCAAACAATATCGTAAGCGTTTCCTGCAAGGAATTTGCTGAATGATTTACGATTTATTTCACAACTGTAGGTGTTGAAATTGTATAAGTttgatgtaacattttttttttttttacttattataCATTTACAGCTGTACCAGATGTCTCTACTTACCAATATGAGGAAAGCTCAGGCTTTTATTACGACCCTTTCACAGGACTCTATTATGACCCAAATTCCCAGGTAAGCTATCCCCTCTGAACAGATTGCAGAGGGGTGTATGATTGTGTTCGTCCTAATGACCGCTTTCCacttttgggtgttttttttcctgacagtaCTACTACAACTCGAACACTCAGCAGTACATGTACTGGGATGGAGAGAAGCAAACCTACACCCCTGCTCCCAGCCAATCAAACGCTGAAGGCGCTCCAGCGAAGGACGGCGCAGCCTCGTCAGACGCTACGGCAACcaaggaaaaaagagagaaaccgAAGAGTAAAACAGCTCAACAGGTGCTCTACAAACCGGATAAAAGTTTAAGAACGGTCGCATTTATAGAGAGAAGGAaactcaatattttttttatgttgtcgcaaagttatttatttatttatttttttattgtttaaagaaaatgaaagggGCAAAATCCACCACTGATCAAAACAAGCAAACTCTTAGTTTAGGTCAGATGTACTAAGTTTCACCATtgttaaaaacagttttcttaTTTTGACATCTCTATAAATATGACATAAAACATCTTAACTCTCTTAGATTTGACTAATCTCtcccaattattatttttttttcatatttccaGATTGCCAAAGATATGGAGCGCTGGGCTAAAAGTCTCAAcaggcaaaaagaaaacatgcgCTCTGTGTCGTCGTCCCCTACTGTCGGCTCCTCCTCTCGAGGGCTCGGTCGCTTGGATGACTACCGAGAGTCTGCAAGTGCCGATGCAGGCTACGCCGTTCTGGAGAAAAAGGTGCAGATACACGTGCGCCTTAAAGCATCGAATTTCCCCcattgcgggacaataaaggaatgcTCATCTTATGCCGGAAGACTGACTAAAATGATCGAGTTTAGATTCGTTTGCGTATTCAAATCCACCTAATTTTCTCTCCTGCAGGGTGCGCTGTCTGAAAGGCCTCCAAGTTTTCTGGACCAGATCCGACAAAGTACAGAAGTACGGTCATTTCTGTGCACCGGGGGGGATGCAAAGCatgtttttggtttcttttatgtttttctagttcttttttcccccctcttgaGGCTCTAAGACAGGCAGATGAACACAATGTCAATCTCAATCTTTCTGCCTTGACATCAGCAGCATTCGCCTCCTCAGCAGCCCGGTCTGGTCCCGGCTTACAGTGCAGAATCTGACAGTGAAGATGAAGCGGCCGAGAAAGAGGAGAAGGAAGGGAGACTGACAGACTGGGTGAAACTGGCGTGTCTGCTCTGTAGAAGGCAGTTCCCTAGCAAAGAGGCTCTCATCAGGCACCAGCAGCTCTCTGAACTCCATAaggtaaatatttttcacaaccGCTGCTTCTCTCTGTTGTCTATCTAGATGCATGCAAGAGTCTGTTTGGTATAAAGTGTAACAGTGTATAGGGTTACTGTGCAGTCCTAAAaagtatgttgttgtttttttttttaccattttgcaGGTTGGGATAGggatggaaataaagaaaactaacaatcaaaaacattctttttatcccaggacattttttttttcattttcttaagGGAAAATATTCATTAATATTGAacaaattctttgtttttttttcataagggattttattgtgatttctaAAAAGTGTGCAGTATAATCTACACATTTTTGTCTGTCAAAagtgtgtaattaaaaaattaaaaatgtaggaACTGTCCACGCTGTTGCTGGTGAGGATTTAAATGCGAACTGCAGCAGCAAGGATTAGTCACTGATGGGTTGCTTCTTAATTCTGTGAACCAATTTGAGAGAAACAGAAGCTAGAGAATCTCCTAAGTCCTTTCTAGGAACCAGCATTATTACGGCAGATTTACAGCTCACTGTGGCTGATTGCAGCAAATTTCGACAAATGTTCAGTGTTCCTTTTATACAATTATCTTTAATTTAGCCTTGGCAGTTTTGTGAAAGTAGTTCTGTTCAGCTTTTTTAAAGAATCCCCCTGTATGTTATGGTTTTACATACAACATAATCAGAGTTTTAATAATGTTCCTTAATCTTGAATGACCTTTCACTTTTTGTCTGTGTCCTCAGCAAAACTTGGAGCAAAGAAGAGCTCAGCTGGAAGCTGTTGGCAGAGAGGTCAGTTAAGCTTCAATGGGTAGGATGGACACTTATGTTTATCAAGTTAACTGTAAATGTTGtcattgtttttaatgcagAGACTAGAAGATGCAGATGAACCACCAGAAGCTAAGAGGAGGAAGTTTAGTCCAGCGTAAGTAgctttgttgtaaaaaaaaaaaagatgtctatttgttgctttaaagctgtttttaagaatttgtttttcctgtctttatttttcaagTTGTAGCAGAGATGCATATGTGCTCAACCTTGTCtgttttctaccttttttttatagtgATGTTACGGGAACTAGTCTTGGTGCAAGGATGCTGCAGGGAGGTGTGAAGAAGGGTCTTCTGTTGCGCAATATGCAAGCGGAGTGACCACTTATCAAATTGTCCTGCCCCAGGACGGGAGCAACTGTTTAAAGTGAACATCATATAGTTATCTATAAGAACCGCTTACTTTTGGATAGATATACTTACCTCACCAATGGGTAATAATCTCATAAACTGGTTCTGTAGCAGTAAATGTTGAAATATTGCACAAATTGCACCTTTTTGCTTGCTTCCCAAATAATGCAGTTTTCATTTCCCACCGGCTTGGAGGCTTGTTTgtaataacaaagtttgttaggttggagaaaaaacatttgctgctcaGAAATTCAAGATCTGTAGCCCACAGATCATTATGCCAGCAAATGAGGATTTCTAATATCACTGTCTATGCAccatagatgttttttttttttttttaagtttaacttTGCATGCCTTGTCATTCAATGAATGACCGATCTGGGCATGAGCTGTATATATATTTGAGCGAGCACTTTTATACACCCGTTCAGGCGAAGACATTGTGGCCACCTGAGCTGGATAAAGTCTCTTACCCTCATTAGTGTGTAGATAAGAAGTGTCTCTCTTTatcttatatgttttaatttacaatggaataattgtctttagaaaaaggtatttttgtcaATGTATCTGACCATTAATGTGACTGCGCTTCATTAAGCgaatgtaaataataataataaaaaaaaacactcttccGTCTATAGTGATGTGATGTTTTTGAAAGCAGGTGAAATGTAGCTCAAGTTTCAACACTTAACAAGAAACTTCCccagcttttctcttttttagtGTCACACACCAATAAAGCGGAACATAGCTGTGTAACATTTCAATCCTTAAAAGTAGTTTcactaatgtgtttttttttttttgtttgttttttgttttttttttgtttgttttttttttctttcctttttttgtttttggtgggTTTGGTTTTCGGACAGGTTTAGCATGTAACCGGCTTGCTATGCTCGTGCTGCGCCTGCGCTGTTTCCATAGTAACACAAACAGTCCTTCAGAGCGCAGACTCAAAAACAAGATTCATCTAATTAAAAACGataacgtgaaaaaaaaaattgccaactTATTCAGGTTTgctttacaactttttttttttttttttagcacagttCAGGCTAATGCTTTTAGAATAGCTAGCGGTAGGCGTACAACGACCTAGTTGTGCCACTTTAAGATAATATTGAGCACGATGTCTGACATGGATGATGATGTCTACTTGTCCGATGACGAAGAAGGATCGGAGACTCGTAAAGACGCCGAGGAAAGCGAAAAGGTAGTGAAACATAATGATTGGTGTGTTTACAGTGGAGGAGAAGGGTATATGCAGCTGCGGTTGTTCATCATAGCTTTAAAAAGTCCTGCGTTTAGCCGTCTTTTTGTTTCGGGCTTTTAGAAAGCAACATATGCATTCCGTACGTTTCCATTCCCTAAATCCTGTGTAGGCTGTGTATGTTGTTTaatcggggtttttttttttcccctttgttgaGAGTGTTtgtaatgaaaatgtttttgttgcgGTTTCCGCTACCCAGACGACGTATGAAAAGGTGAgcccaaaactattcataccatTGGATGacagaattagatttttttttattattttcatttaaactaGAAGTTTCCAATAGGAAATGTGACAGGCATCTCTGGCAAAATGTCAGCCGATGATGAGCTTAGTTTTCATTAAACCCACGTTTCTGCATTCAAGATGTTTTCATTGATGTAATCTGATCTTAAATGCCTTCTTCTCGTGTAGAAAGTCAGACTAACtagagaaaaaggcttaaaacgTAGTGAATTAAGGAACAGAAATACATTTAACTTTTCAGTAATGTTTAAATTATGACTGACCAAAGTCACCCTCCTCAGGAGTGAGGCTCATTTCAGGAGTTTGCGTTTGAGATCTCGTTCTTTATGATCTGTGTCTCATGATGACCACCAGTAAGGGTCAGGCCAAGAtatcaaaagctttttcttCACCACACAACAAGGAGGTTGCATTTCTTTGCAGACCAAGTGCCAATCTGTTTTATTATATGCTATCATGACTTCTAAGGAAATGCAGCCTCTGGGGCTCTCTATCCCACCCTGGAAACAAACTGAGTGTTTTGCTGAGAACACAGACTCAGCTCTTGGGTTGGTTATACAAGGACCACCTAGCccttttatgaaacaaaaacacaagcagCCCCTCCAAACAAACGATGAACAGTGCaaaccttttaatttttgtcCCTCGAGAATAGTGAACCATCCTGACCAAATTCATACATTGAAACAGAAATTATTCCCAGCATGCCAGCACAAACTCTGTTATTTTCGTTTTGTGCGTGTTTGTGTTGAAGTGAGCTTTGAAGCACACATTAAAAGAGGCTGTTGTGCATGTTTGCCTCTGAGTGTACACAGTACACAAAGTGATCGATTTAAATCTCTTCTCTGTCCTCAGAGTCATGTCTGTCCGCTGACCAAAGAGACGATCAGCGAGGGGCTTTCATTGCTCTGCCGGACAGGAAAAAGACTGGAACACGCTTTTGTCAAACTGGATCTGAAAGACAAGTAAGCGGACAAAGATGTGCTGAGTAACAAAAGTTAGAGCCAGAGCTCTCCTTTTGTTGTGGCTGTAAAGTGCGTCACGTCCAGACAGATATCCAGACCAGATTAAGAGAGTACGGTGAATCTTTTTGGATTCTGACACATTTCCACCTCAACTGTTTGCTCGTGTTTCTCTCTCAGAGCGCTGACTGACATAGCTGCAATCAGCACTTATATTCATATTCGTTTTCTGGACTTATCCAACAACCTCGTCGCTGATCTTTCTCCTTTGGCAACGCTGAATCATTTGCTTTGGCTGAAGGCAAGGGAGTCCCGGCTTTATTTACATGGAAAAATGCATATCTGCACATTCTCCAAACTTTTTGTACTGGTTGTAAATCTCGAATGCAACTCCTTTGCAGGTTGACAGAAATGCCGTGGCGTCGTTTATAGGGCAACCTTTTGCAGAGCTTACCTTTCTACAGT
Coding sequences within:
- the rbm10 gene encoding RNA-binding protein 10 isoform X3, with protein sequence MDYERRGGRGDRMGRYGGSHNDHNFRDMDYRGYGPEDEEGDHDDGLCMPDEPPLGVHEFPTGFRGSPRFHRRGNTRGGMGHEGNGPQWPPFSQSRPECPPLLLQREEDGFRQDFEQIQTGLGRGRRRGFPENRGLCSGARDGSWVGRSEQMEFRPRDEDRCSRGGGRRRTFPAETEEVGCENAGQDLSAEELDQADQDYRADMDQNQRPSNIIMLRMLPPSATANEIRAQLQEQGIQSREVRLMRNKSSGQSRGFAFVEFNLIQEATRWMETNQGTLLILGQRVSMHYSDPKPRANEDWLCNKCGVQNFKRREKCFKCGVPKSEGELKLPQLPRDVPLGVQKEGAQGLLPLPVSYQPAGPSAPPRPAPQPTDVANDTLILRNLGPHTAVEAILSALAPFATLSASNVRLIKDKHTHLNRGFAFLQLSTIVEASQLLQILQALQPPLSIDGKAIVVEFAKGSKRDVFVTEGSRVSAATVASTAIAAAQWAISQNTNGSGEDAAVYQQGAAVTYSQEGQNYTGPDGSASRAQTDSRTAALSGAGAALNGAYTGGTPVKSGSAAGQQSLMPAVATPATQVEIVGKPQPAAPTQPATPGTEHELKQYPVPDVSTYQYEESSGFYYDPFTGLYYDPNSQYYYNSNTQQYMYWDGEKQTYTPAPSQSNAEGAPAKDGAASSDATATKEKREKPKSKTAQQIAKDMERWAKSLNRQKENMRSVSSSPTVGSSSRGLGRLDDYRESASADAGYAVLEKKGALSERPPSFLDQIRQSTEQHSPPQQPGLVPAYSAESDSEDEAAEKEEKEGRLTDWVKLACLLCRRQFPSKEALIRHQQLSELHKQNLEQRRAQLEAVGRERLEDADEPPEAKRRKFSPADVTGTSLGARMLQGGVKKGLLLRNMQAE
- the rbm10 gene encoding RNA-binding protein 10 isoform X2 → MDYERRGGRGDRMGRYGGSHNDHNFRDMDYRGYGPEDEEGDHDDGLCMPDEPPLGVHEFPTGFRGSPRFHRRGNTRGGMGHEGNGPQWPPFSQSRPECPPLLLQREEDGFRQDFEQIQTGLGRGRRRGFPENRGLCSGARDGSWVGRSEQMEFRPRDEDRCSRGGGRRRTFPAETEEVGCENAGQDLSAEELDQADQDYRADMDQNQRPSNIIMLRMLPPSATANEIRAQLQEQGIQSREVRLMRNKSSGQSRGFAFVEFNLIQEATRWMETNQGTLLILGQRVSMHYSDPKPRANEDWLCNKCGVQNFKRREKCFKCGVPKSEGELKLPQLPRDVPLGVQKEGAQGLLPLPVSYQPAGPSAPPRPAPQPTDVANDTLILRNLGPHTAVEAILSALAPFATLSASNVRLIKDKHTHLNRGFAFLQLSTIVEASQLLQILQALQPPLSIDGKAIVVEFAKGSKRDVFVTEGSRVSAATVASTAIAAAQWAISQNTNGSGEDAAVYQQGAAVTYSQEGQNYTGPDGSASRAQTDSRTAALSGAGAALNGAYTGGTPAVISSEAVKSGSAAGQQSLMPAVATPATQVEIVGKPQPAAPTQPATPGTEHELKQYPVPDVSTYQYEESSGFYYDPFTGLYYDPNSQYYYNSNTQQYMYWDGEKQTYTPAPSQSNAEGAPAKDGAASSDATATKEKREKPKSKTAQQIAKDMERWAKSLNRQKENMRSVSSSPTVGSSSRGLGRLDDYRESASADAGYAVLEKKGALSERPPSFLDQIRQSTEHSPPQQPGLVPAYSAESDSEDEAAEKEEKEGRLTDWVKLACLLCRRQFPSKEALIRHQQLSELHKQNLEQRRAQLEAVGRERLEDADEPPEAKRRKFSPADVTGTSLGARMLQGGVKKGLLLRNMQAE
- the rbm10 gene encoding RNA-binding protein 10 isoform X1 encodes the protein MDYERRGGRGDRMGRYGGSHNDHNFRDMDYRGYGPEDEEGDHDDGLCMPDEPPLGVHEFPTGFRGSPRFHRRGNTRGGMGHEGNGPQWPPFSQSRPECPPLLLQREEDGFRQDFEQIQTGLGRGRRRGFPENRGLCSGARDGSWVGRSEQMEFRPRDEDRCSRGGGRRRTFPAETEEVGCENAGQDLSAEELDQADQDYRADMDQNQRPSNIIMLRMLPPSATANEIRAQLQEQGIQSREVRLMRNKSSGQSRGFAFVEFNLIQEATRWMETNQGTLLILGQRVSMHYSDPKPRANEDWLCNKCGVQNFKRREKCFKCGVPKSEGELKLPQLPRDVPLGVQKEGAQGLLPLPVSYQPAGPSAPPRPAPQPTDVANDTLILRNLGPHTAVEAILSALAPFATLSASNVRLIKDKHTHLNRGFAFLQLSTIVEASQLLQILQALQPPLSIDGKAIVVEFAKGSKRDVFVTEGSRVSAATVASTAIAAAQWAISQNTNGSGEDAAVYQQGAAVTYSQEGQNYTGPDGSASRAQTDSRTAALSGAGAALNGAYTGGTPAVISSEAVKSGSAAGQQSLMPAVATPATQVEIVGKPQPAAPTQPATPGTEHELKQYPVPDVSTYQYEESSGFYYDPFTGLYYDPNSQYYYNSNTQQYMYWDGEKQTYTPAPSQSNAEGAPAKDGAASSDATATKEKREKPKSKTAQQIAKDMERWAKSLNRQKENMRSVSSSPTVGSSSRGLGRLDDYRESASADAGYAVLEKKGALSERPPSFLDQIRQSTEQHSPPQQPGLVPAYSAESDSEDEAAEKEEKEGRLTDWVKLACLLCRRQFPSKEALIRHQQLSELHKQNLEQRRAQLEAVGRERLEDADEPPEAKRRKFSPADVTGTSLGARMLQGGVKKGLLLRNMQAE